Proteins encoded by one window of Zerene cesonia ecotype Mississippi chromosome 8, Zerene_cesonia_1.1, whole genome shotgun sequence:
- the LOC119828459 gene encoding 39S ribosomal protein L37, mitochondrial: MKLSRVLYAQHIGFMFKKHWVVQGKRVPIDTGVEQYLKEKGIKVEDALEFVKEKPVQHERLEIVGPYERPLPLDENHPDYKERPCYTLKNTNVLLEGVSQAQVLTKTLIAENKLPPRIEELAQLPAPKAVHEGVKKAILSANVFDCEQKKLPKIKDPKRPAFNFPRILGITDSRRNVILTNRLIQLVEKSSDVDVTQNKYVLNDVEYSTLFDKEDELIQFQDISNILVTSNKPLKHEMEDSDTDFIEIPDLYPVKHTVTLPPEHFYNESSKYPIRSTVSMKYPHTTWLHYNPTQVKNIYEEPVTAHQVLGRSLTHAFTVASTFAKQLYGEDVKDLPEPIHVNCIQTDGQNYHFGVFELNTLNVDGAEGTKNKWYCKNDMKLYDSSCYFSGMPSLENYNPKVYGYINAFYNC, encoded by the exons atgaaactgtCGAGAGTTTTATACGCTCAACATATtggttttatgtttaaaaagcaCTGGGTAGTACAAGGCAAACGTGTACCTATAGATACTGGTGTCGAACAGTATCTAAAAGAAAAAGGCATAAAAGTTGAGGATGCGCTAGAATTTGTGAAAGAAAAACCGGTTCAGCATGAAAG GCTTGAAATTGTAGGGCCTTATGAAAGACCCTTACCATTAGACGAAAATCACCCAGATTACAAGGAAAGGCCTTGTTACAcccttaaaaatacaaatgttctCCTGGAGGGTGTGTCCCAAGCACAAGTTTTAACTAAAACTCTCATAGCTGAAAATAAACTGCCACCGAGAATAGAAGAGTTGGCCCAACTACCAGCACCAAAAGCTGTTCACGAAGGAGTTAAAAAAGCAATCTTAAGTGCAAATGTGTTTGATTGTGAACAGAAGAAATTACCAAAAATCAAAGATCCAAAGAGACCAGCATTTAACTTTCCTAGGATTTTAGGGATAACTGACAGCCGTAGAAA TGTAATCTTAACAAACAGATTGATACAACTAGTTGAAAAGAGCAGTGATGTTGATGTAACTCAGAATAAGTATGTGTTAAACGATGTGGAATATAGCACACTATTTGACAAAGAAGATGAACTCATTCAGTTTCAGGATATATCCAATATTCTAGTCACAAGTAATAAGCCCTTGAAACATGAAATGGAAGATTCTGATACagatttcattgaaatacCAGATTTATATCCTGTAAAGCATACAGTGACTTTACCACCAGAACATTTCTATAATGAATCTAGTAAATACC CAATTCGATCAACTGTGTCCATGAAATATCCTCACACCACTTGGTTGCACTATAATCCTACACAGGTGAAAAACATCTATGAAGAGCCAGTAACTGCTCACCAAGTGCTAGGCCGTTCATTGACTCATGCATTTACTGTTGCATCAACATTTGCAAAACAATTGTATGGg gaaGATGTGAAGGATTTACCTGAACCTATACAtgtaaattgtatacaaaCAGATGGCCAAAATTACCATTTTGGCgtatttgaattgaatacaTTAAATGTTGATGGCGCAGAGGGCACTAAGAACAAATGGTATTGTAAGAATGATATGAAGTTGTACGACTCAAGCTGTTATTTCAGTGGAATGCCATCATTAGAAAACTACAACCCTAAAGTATATGGTTATATAAATGccttttataattgttaa
- the LOC119828458 gene encoding E3 ubiquitin-protein ligase synoviolin has product MTVKMKALVAAAISLALTTVVIGNAYYQKKQFYPSVVYLTNSNPSMAVMYLQGLILVLLVGKVIRKIFFGQLRPAELEHLIERSWYAITETCLAFTVFRDDFNPKFIALFTVLLFLKAFHWLAEDRVDYMERSPVIGWLFHVRILTLLMLLAQADFFFIHHAYQFTILRGPSVQLVFGFEYSILLVMIVNILIKYILHAIDSRWEAPWESKAAVLLYTELAINFFKVLLYVGFVAVMVRIYTLPLFAFRPMYETMRSFKRAYNDVVLSRRAIRNMNTLYPDATPEELAAADNECIICREEMHGGAKKLPCNHIFHAACLRLWFQRQQTCPTCRLNVLRAPAPDAAHNAPNAAAPPPHAPNAPPPGAVPPPPPFPNMPPPPMMAWGMPPPPPPRPASLATLSMEELQRMEGTERRNIEARLHLLREIQAMLDASVLLMQQYSTVVTNLPLNCANVATQTDINRTEPSPTPSPVKVQPEVPSASFTPTPGPSTSTDDFADDFDFDRVEDMPAETPSETLDADAEELRRRRLQKFSLEK; this is encoded by the exons atGACTGTAAAAATGAAAGCTCTCGTTGCTGCTGCTATCAGCCTTGCACTCACAACCGTAGTAATCGGCAATGCATACTACCAGAAGAAACAATTTTACCCTTCGGTGGTTTACCTCACTAATTCTAATCCAAGCATGGCA GTAATGTATTTACAGGGACTAATTCTTGTATTGCTAGTTGGAAAAGTTATAAGGAAGATTTTCTTTGGACAATTGCGTCCTGCAGAACTTGAG caCTTAATAGAAAGATCTTGGTATGCTATAACTGAAACATGTCTGGCGTTTACTGTCTTTAGAGATGATTTCAATCCAAAATTCATAGCACTATTCACTGTGTTATTATTCCTGAAAGCATTCCACTGGCTTGCTGAGGACAGGGTAGATTAT atGGAAAGAAGCCCTGTCATTGGTTGGCTGTTCCATGTACGAATTTTAACACTACTTATGTTACTGGCACAAGCTGATTTCTTCTTTATCCACCATGCTTAtcaatttactattttacgAGGACCATCGGTACAACTGGTCTTTGGATTTGAATATAGCATATTGCTTGTGATgattgtaaacattttaatcaag tatattctTCATGCAATTGATTCACGCTGGGAAGCACCATGGGAGAGCAAAGCTGCTGTGCTTCTCTATACTGAATTGGCTATCAACTTTTTCAAAGTCTTGTTGTATGTTGGTTTTGTTGCCGTAATGGTCAGGATATATACCTTACCACTGTTTGCTTTCCGACCAATGTATGAAACGATGag gaGTTTCAAGAGAGCTTACAATGATGTGGTGCTTTCCCGACGTGCGATCAGGAACATGAACACCTTATACCCGGATGCAACACCTGAAGAGTTGGCTGCAGCAGATAATGAATGTATTATCTGTCGTGAGGAGATGCATGGAg GCGCGAAGAAGCTGCCCTGCAACCACATATTCCACGCGGCGTGCCTCCGGCTGTGGTTCCAGCGGCAGCAAACGTGCCCCACGTGCCGGTTGAACGTGCTGCGCGCGCCGGCTCCGGACGCGGCGCACAACGCGCCGAACGcggccgcgccgccgccgcacgCGCCTAACGCGCCCCCGCCCGGCGCTgtgccgccgccgccgccatTCCCGAACATGCCGCCGCCCC CAATGATGGCATGGGGTATGCCGCCCCCTCCCCCGCCGCGGCCCGCGTCCCTCGCAACCCTCTCTATGGAGGAGCTGCAGAGAATGGAAGGCACCGAACGGAGGAATATCGAAGCGCGACTACAC TTACTCCGTGAAATCCAAGCGATGTTAGACGCGTCCGTGTTGTTAATGCAACAATACTCCACCGTCGTCACGAACTTGCCCCTCAACTGTGCCAATGTTGCTACGCAGACTGATATCAA TCGCACTGAACCCTCCCCTACACCGAGCCCAGTGAAGGTGCAGCCGGAAGTGCCGAGTGCCTCCTTCACCCCCACGCCTGGACCCTCGACTAGCACCGATGACTTCGCTGATGACTTCGACTTCGATCGAGTGGAAGATATGCCCGCGGAGACACCtag cGAGACCCTTGATGCAGACGCCGAAGAGTTAAGAAGACGTCGATTACAGAAATTTAGTTTAGAGAAatga